GCGGCCACGCTGGGAAAACCGGTGATCATGGGCCGCAAGACCTGGGACTCGATCGGCAGGCCGCTGCCGGGCCGCCGCAACATCGTGGTGACCCGTCAGGCGGACTGGGCTGCGGATGGCGCCGAGGCCGCGCATTCGTTGGAGGAGGCGCTGACGCTGGCTGGCGGGGTGGAGGAGGCGTGCCTGATCGGCGGCGCCGACCTGTACCGCCAGGCGCTGGCGATGGCCGATCGGCTGTGCCTGACGGAAATCGGCCGCGATTACGACGGCGACGCCCACTTCCCGGTCTTTTCGCCCGAGGAATGGCGCGAGGCTTCGCGAGAGGAGGCGCTCAGCGCCGCCGGCCTGCCTTATGCCTTCGTCGAATACCGCCGCCGCTGAGCGCCGCCGGCGCGAAAATCAAAAAGCTGCCCAGGCAGCCTTTTGATTGGCTTCGGAGACAAGCGCTCAGAGACCGCCTTCCAGTGCCTCGGCCGCGCTTTGCGCAAGCAGGCTGTAATCCTGGCCGAACTCGGCGATCATCT
This genomic window from Chromobacterium phragmitis contains:
- a CDS encoding dihydrofolate reductase, encoding MSQKPILTLVAAMAANRTIGVDNKLPWHLPEDLKHFKAATLGKPVIMGRKTWDSIGRPLPGRRNIVVTRQADWAADGAEAAHSLEEALTLAGGVEEACLIGGADLYRQALAMADRLCLTEIGRDYDGDAHFPVFSPEEWREASREEALSAAGLPYAFVEYRRR